The stretch of DNA CCCCAGATTGGCCGGTCTACGGCATCGGATATGCGTATCTCCTGTCCATATTGCTGCAACTGGTCCCAGCGGCGCCTCCCCTGGCAGGGCTCGCGCCGGACGCCACCAGATTGATCATCGCTTTGGGGATGTTGCTGAAGGGGGGGGTCATCCTCTGGTTCGTGTGGCAATTGGATCTGCTCACCCGCCGCCGACCCCTGGGGCGCCATGCCCGCTTTCTTGATACCGGACCGGATCGTCCGCCCACGCGACCGGGCTTACCGGATTATGGAGAGTTCGGCCGGTTCGAACGCCTGGTCTACGCCGCCTATACATGGCTTATCCTTGGCGCGTGCATGGAACTCCTGAGCGGCGCGGCCATCCTGCTAGGCTATTCGATCCCGATCGCAGCGGATGCGATCCGTCACATGTATCTCCTCGGCTTCATCAGCCACCTCATTTTCGGTGCGTCGGTTCGGATGCTGCCCGGCTTCATGCGGAGAAAACGGGTGGCCAGTACTGCATTAGTCGATGCCACCTTTTGGTTGGGCAGTGCGGCGGTGTTCTGCCGTGTTGTCCCGTTACTACTGCCGTCTTGGGTGCTTGACGGGCTTCCCGCTGGCGACCTGCTTATCCAAACGATCTTTGCGATCTCAGGGACACTCGGATGGGGGGCCGTCGTGTGTCTGGCGGTCAATCTGTGGCAAACGGCGAATGCTCCAATAAAACAAGTCTCAGAAGGCAACTGGACAATGTCCATGGCTCACTCCCGATCCGGAAAACATCCCGAATAGCGCAGGGTCGTGTGAGCGCCGCCAGACTTCATCGATTCTATGGGCTGGCTTTACCCGGCAACCGGGGGTGTAGAGCCGTGCGAAACAGTAAGAACAAAAAGGAGGACATCACCAACATGAGGATCACATCGATCGGAATCTGGGTGGGGGTAGTGGGAGCCATCGTCCTTGGGTGCCTCAGCAACGCTTCTGCCGTTGAACCCCACAAATCCTCAACGGACACGCGACAACGGCTGGCACTCGCCCCAATCCATCGAGATATGATTCTTGCCGAGATGCGCCAGATGCTCGGGTCTGTAGGCGGCATCGTGCAGGGCCTAGCGGCCAATGACCTCCCTGCGGCGGAGAATGCGGCCCGCGCGTCGGGCATGGCGGTAGCCGCCGACACTGATCCACATATCAAGTCACTGCTTCCCCAACCGTTCCTGGAGCTAGGCATGCACACCCATCGGGGATTCGATATGCTGGCCGACCAGATTAAAGCCGGTGGCAGTCACGCTGATATCCTCCGTGGGCTCGCGAAGCTGACCGGCAACTGCGTGGCCTGTCATGCCGTATATCGGCTCGACGAAGCGCGCTGAACATATCTACGTTTGCCTTGACCTCCCCTAGCGCTTCAGCTATATTTTTTAACAGGCAGGATTGGAAGCCACTTCCTTGGCGCGGTAGCCCTCACCGGGGCTCCCAGGCCCTCCCGATTGACCCGATGTGTTGCCAATCTGCCCCTTGGAGGCTCTCCAATTTTTTAAGGTAGGTAGTGTAGTGGGCGATGTCTGCCTAATCATGCACAGATGTTGCACGATGAGCCGGTAAATGGGCGCACAGCAATTCACGAGCGCAGCGACAGTTGACGATGTCGTACATGCTAACCCAGCTCTCAGCCGGATCCTGAATACGCACGGGATCGACACCTGCTGCGGAGGCAGCGCAACGCTCGCCGAGGCCGCGCACGTCCGCAATATTGATCTCGACGAACTGCTTACGGCTTTGAACCGAGAAGGCGAGCCGCGTGAACGATTCGTTGCCGTCGCGTTCACGAGCGCAACGACAGTTGACGATGTCGTGCATACCAATCCGACCCTCAGCCGGGTCCTGAATGCGCACGGAATCGACACATGCTGCGGAGGCAGCGCAACGCTCGCCGAGGCCGCGCACGTCCGCAATATTGATCTCGACGAACTGCTTACGGCTTTGAATCGAGCGGGCGCGCCGCGTGAACGGTCTGCCGCCGTTGCACCAGCGGCTGTGCATCCTTGCGCCTCGCCCGCCTACGAGGTAGCGGCGGCGCCCACACCCGCGCCACGTGCGGTTATTGTCACGCCCGCCGTTCCCCGGCCGACGGGCTACGTCCGGTTCTTCGCCGCCAGCCTGCTTTTTGCGCTCACCTTCGGCAGTACGCTCGGCGCGCTGACCCTTGCCACGCTTACGCTTCCCTGGAATTTCCTCGACGGACTGCCGACGGACGCCGCGAGACTGGCGCACGGGTACACGCAGGTCTTCGGCTTCGCTGCCCTCTTCATTATGGGTGTCGCCTACCACGTCATCCCGCGCTTTAAAGGGGCGCCGCTTGCCGCGCCTGGCGTGGCCTCGGCATCATTCTGGCTGGAAACTGGCGGCGTGCTTGCCGTCGCCGTCGGCCTGCTCGTCGGGCCGCCGGTCGTTGGGCCGTCGCAGTTGATGGGCGCCATTGCGCTGCTTGCGGCAGCGTCAGGTTTCGGATGGGTTATCCATTGCAGCCTGGCTGCCGGCCCGCCGACGCCGGAGGGCTTCGAGCGCTATCTACGCGCCGGCTGTGCATGGCTGGCGGTTGCGGCCACTCTGGCCGTTGTCACGGCTGCATGGGCCGATCCGCTCCAACCGGCCGTGTGGGAAGCGGCGCTGTGGGGTTTCGCGGGTTCATGGATTCTTGGCATGAGTTTACGCATCGTGCCGGTGTTCCTGGGCCTGCCGCCATTATCTCAACGGACAAGCAGTGTACTATTCGCCTGCTATCAATTGGCGGTATTGGCATGGGTGAGCGTGGCTGTCATTGAAACATGGACACTGCTTCCAATCGCGCGCGTACTGACCGGGGCAACGCTGTCATTGATGGTAGGGGGGTTTGTCCTGCGGCTTGGTATCCTGGGGTCCCGGGAGAATCAGACCCAAGTGGGCGACCGTGGCTACGAAAAGTTTCTGATCGTCGCCTATGTATGGTTGCTCGTCGCACTGGTGTTCACACCCGTTTGGAGCGCCGTGTCGGCGTTTACAGGCAACCCCATGCCGGCGCTGGTCCTGGATTTCGGTCGGCATGCGTTCACCCTCGGCTTTCTGACGCAGATTATCGTCGGCGTTGCCGCGCGCCTCATCCCGGTATTTGCGGGAACACCGCTATGGAGCACGAGATGGCGCGACGCGACCTTCTACCTGCTCAACGCGACCATCGTCACACGCGGCCTCGAACTGCTGGTTGAGGTAGCCGGTCTGGCCGAAGTGTGGCCGTATATCTCCATTTCCGGTCTGTTAGGCGTCGGAGCCTTTGCTGCGTTTGCCGTCAACGTATTCATGACCATGCGTGCGCACCCGCTGACCGTAGCACCCGGTCCAACAGGCATAGACCCACTGGCGGACAACCTCGTCGCCGATCTGCTGACCATCCCGGGCGCCCTCGAACTGCTTGTAAGCCGTGGTTTACGCCCGCTCCAAAACCCGGAAATGCGCGCGGCGATGGCCCCCACGGTGACATTGCGACAGGCATGTCAGATTCATCGCGTCGAACTTGAACCGCTGCTGGCCGAATTGGGAAAGCTGGCAGCGATATCGCACGAAGCGTAAAAGGAGGATACAGCCGTTATGAGCATGGAGAAGTCGACACCCCGCGAACAACTCGCACTCTCATTGCGAGTGCGTCCCGAACCGATTGTCGTACGCGATCCCTTTCTCGAGTTCCTGGGACTGGTCGCTCCCGGGGAGCCGATCTCGGTCAGTTTTGACGAGTTGGTGAAAGCGGCGGGCCATATGTGTCCGACCGTCGCCGGCGCGTATCTCGTCTTGCGGCATGGGCTCAAAGCCTTGTATGGCGATGAGCCGGCCGTTCGCGGCAATGTACGGGTCACGGCATACGGCGGTCCGACGGACTTTGGGTATGGGCCGATCTCACAACTGGTCAACGTCGCGATCGGCGCCGCACCTGAAACCGGTTTTGGAGGGTTGGGCGCGGGACGCTTTCGCCGGCGCGACCTGTTCGTCTTCCGGACCGATGATCTGCGCCACAGCGAGTTCGACTTTGAGCGCCTCGACACCGGGCGCACCGTCCATGTCACATACGAGCCGAACGTGGTGCCGACCTCCAAAGACCTGCCGGCAGCTATCGGCCCCGCGCTCTCCAATGGCGACCCCGCCTCGGTAGCTCGTTTCCGCTCCCTCTGGAACGCACGTGTAGAAGATATCCTCGAGGCCGACGGGCGCGTCGTCCGCGTACAGGCGGTCGGGTCATAGGGTAAGGAGGAGACAGGTCAGGACATCGCTTGGATCACGGCGTCCTTTCCCTCAGACGAGGTCTGGCGGGACATGTAAGGCTGCGGGAACCTCAACAACCGTCAGCCGGTTTTGCGCGAACGCCTTCTCAACGATCTCGCCGATCCGCTCGAGCGAATCGACCCGCACTGCATTCGCTCCAAATGACTTCGCGAAGGCAACGAAGTCTGGGTTGCAGAGCGCTTCGTCGCCAAACAGTTGGCCCGCCTTTCGCTCGGCATAGTCTACAACGCCAAAGGCGTTATCGTTAAAGAGTAAGACAACAATGGCGAGGCGGTGCTTGACGGCAGTCGCCAACTCCTGACAGGAGTAAAGGAACCCGCCGTCACCACACAGCGCCAGGACCTGGCTCTCGGGTTTTGCGAGCTTCGCGCCGATGGCGGCCGGCAACCCGAAGCCGATCGTCCCGCTTCCCATTGCCCAGAGAAAGGTCCCGGGTTCGTACACCTCGAAGTATCGGCGTGCCCAGTACGTGGCAACGGTGGAATCGTTGGCCACAAAGGCATCCCTTTGCAGCGCGCTTCGGATAATTTCAAGGAGTCGCACCTCGATCGGGTAGTTCGCCTTTAATCTATCCAGGACCTGCCGCTTGGCCTCGACAATTTCCGACCCCTCAAAGCCCTTCTGGGATGACGGCTGCTTTTCAAGTCTTCCAAGAATAGCCTCTAAGGTTGTGTGAGCATCGCCCACCAGTTCGACGACATCGCGCCCCTGGATGTTTGGATGGGTCTGGCCGAACTGCCGCTGATCCAGGTCGACCCTGATCCATCGTGGAGGCAGCCGCAACGACCATTTGCCTGTTGATCGGTTACTGAATCGTGTGCCGACCACAATAGCCAGATCGGCCTTCGCAAGGAGCGATCGAACGGGTTCCTCGGCCCCCAGATTGCCGAGCGACAGACCATGGTCCTCCGGAATTGCGCCCTTGCCTTTGATGCTGGTAAGCACCGGGGCATTGAGCAATTCGGCCAATTGTTCAATCGCTTGGCCTGCGGCGGAGGCGATCGTACCGCCTCCGGCATAGATGATAGGCCGCCTCGCCCCTGCAACCAGCTCTACCGCTTCTTCCAGCCTCTTTTCGTCAGCCAGTTTTGGCATGCGCACTGCCGGCTGATATGAGAAGGGAGCAGCAAGCTCCTCCTTCAGAATATCCGCAGCAATCTCCAGCCCGTACGGTCGCGGCCTTTCATTCTGCATCCTGGAGAAGATCTCATGCAGGCAGTGGGGGATGTCTGATACGGTCTTCACATCATAACAGGCCTCAGCCACGTTCGAAATTACACCATGCTGATCCTTTACCTCGTGGACGTCTCCCCATCCCTTGTGCAGATGCGCTCGCTCAATCTGGCTGGCAATGAGCAACACCGGCGAGGAGCTGCAATAGGCCTCCTGGATCCCGATCATCGTGGCGGCAGTGCCGGCGCCCGTCCCGGCCAGCACAACCCCGACCCTGCCGGTCACTCTGGCGTAGGCATCCGCCATGAAGGCTGCAGACTGCTCGTGCCGGACCTCGATGAATCGAATACGTTGTCTTTTAGCGGCGGCAGCTACAGGCGTAATGTGCAGGCCGCGTATCCCGAAGATAAGCTCAATCCCTTGAGCCTTCAGGCATTCGACAACTGTTTCTGCGCCAGTCATCGGGTTCCTGTGGACGAGGGCACCACGTGCGCGATCTGGCCAATAGCGCTCTCCAGAATTATCATAGCCTGATCCACATCTTGGCGTCCGATAATCAGGGGGGGCATGAACCGGATTGTTTGAGGCGGAATGGGGTTGATCAGCAGACCCCGTTCGCGGCAGGCCTGGGCCATCGAGAGCGCGATCGGCTTCGTGAACTCCACTGCCAGCAGCAGGCCTCGACCCCGAACCTCCTTGACTATCTCCCACTTCTCTCGCAACGTCAGAAGCCGTTCTTGGAAATAGTGCCCCATACGAGCCGCGTTACCGACTAAATCTTCCTTTAAAATATACCGTAAGACCGCAGCGGCCACCGCAGTGCAGAGCGGGTTGCCGCCATAGGTGGAGCCGTGATCGCCAGGTCCGAAACAGGCAGCTCGTTCGTTTGCCAGAAATGCGGCAATGGGAACCCCGCCGCCCAGCCCTTTACCTACCGTCATAATATCCGGCCTGATGCCGAAACCCTCGTATGCCCACAGCGTCCCTGTTCGACCGCAGCCCGTCTGGACCTCGTCTAGGATCAACAGAATGCCCCGCTCGTCGCAGAGGGCGCGAACCTCCTGCAGATAGTGCTCAGCCGGAACATTGACGCCCCCCTCGCCCTGGATCGGCTCCAGTAGGATCGCGCAGGTCCGCTTACCGACGGCGGCCCGCAGGGCGGGAAGGTTGTCGTACGGAACATTCGTGAATCCTTCAGGGAGCGGGGTAAAGGGGGCCTGATACTCCGGCTTGCCTGTCGCGGCCACCATCGCCAATGTTCGACCGTGGAAACTCTTCAGAGCCGAGATAACCTCGTAGGCGCCACCCAGATGCAGCTTCCCATATTTTCTGGCCAACTTCACCGCTCCCTCGTTCGCCTCGGCGCCGCTGTTACAGATGAAGATTTTCGCCAAACCGCTTCTGGAGATCAGTAGCTCTGCCAGTTCAATTTGCGGAGTCGTATAGACATCAAGGCTTGCCAAGATAAGTCGTGATGCCTGCTCCCGAATCGTCTCCTGAATGACAGGATGACAGTGACCCAGACTGCAGGCAGCCCATCCGCTAATGAAGTCGAGATATTCCTTCCCGGCATCATCCCAGACCCTCGCCCCGTCCCCGCGTACGAGCGTAACCCCGAGACGCCGGTGGCCGGTATCCATGAAGTACCGCTTATCCAACTCGACCCAATGGTTCATGTCGCATCCCGATCAAGGAACAGAGCCAGGCACTTAGGCCCGCCTCCCGCCTTGAGAAACTCCGTGGTCTCAATCTGGTGAACCTGATATCCAGCCTCGGCAAACGTCCGAGACAGGTGGGGACAGTCCGCGTTCATGACTACCGCCTTTTCAACGACAAGCGCGTTACAGGCAAAGCGCCTGGCCTCTGCCTCTGTCACGGGAAAGAGTTCAGGGATCGTCTCTTTTAAGAGCCGCTGCGAAGCGGGACTGAACGCCTCCGGATAGTACGCTGCCTGGCCGGGCTGGAGCAGACACAAGCAGGTGTCGAGGTGATAGAACCACGGATCGGACAGCTCCAAGGAATGGACCGGCAGCTCAATAAGCTCCTCGAGCAGGCGATGGGCCTGCAGTTCGGACCGAAAGCGGTATCCGGCGAACAACACATCCCCGCAGAAGAGCGCATCCCCTTCCCCTTCAAAGAAGGCGGGTTGGGGAAGACACACGACCCTGTAATTCCGCTCCAGAAACCACCGTGTGAAATGAGGAACTTCCGCCTCACGCTCAGCATATCGGAAACGACTACTCACAAATAAGTTATGAACTAGAAGCCCGGCGTTGGCGGTGAAGCAGAGATCAGGCAGCCCAGGAACAGAAGGCAGAAGTTCCACCTGAACCCGCAACGTGTCGGTGAGCAGTTGATACAATGCCTCCCACTGTCTCAGCGCGATGTCGCGATCCGCCTGGCGTCTTCGATCCATCCAGGGATTGATCACATAGTAGATCCCGTAATGGTCGGGACGACACATCAGCAGTCGGGTCATGGCTACACGTCGGCGCTCAGACCTTGCGCCATTTTGATCTCGTAACTGTGACCTACGGTCCACGCCACTTTGTGCGTGACAAGATCCAACAAAGGCCAGGACGCGGGGACGCCAGTCCCGCTCTTCTTCAGCCCGCCGAAGGGCAGATGCACCTC from Candidatus Methylomirabilota bacterium encodes:
- a CDS encoding amidinotransferase; translation: MTRLLMCRPDHYGIYYVINPWMDRRRQADRDIALRQWEALYQLLTDTLRVQVELLPSVPGLPDLCFTANAGLLVHNLFVSSRFRYAEREAEVPHFTRWFLERNYRVVCLPQPAFFEGEGDALFCGDVLFAGYRFRSELQAHRLLEELIELPVHSLELSDPWFYHLDTCLCLLQPGQAAYYPEAFSPASQRLLKETIPELFPVTEAEARRFACNALVVEKAVVMNADCPHLSRTFAEAGYQVHQIETTEFLKAGGGPKCLALFLDRDAT
- a CDS encoding DUF542 domain-containing protein yields the protein MGAQQFTSAATVDDVVHANPALSRILNTHGIDTCCGGSATLAEAAHVRNIDLDELLTALNREGEPRERFVAVAFTSATTVDDVVHTNPTLSRVLNAHGIDTCCGGSATLAEAAHVRNIDLDELLTALNRAGAPRERSAAVAPAAVHPCASPAYEVAAAPTPAPRAVIVTPAVPRPTGYVRFFAASLLFALTFGSTLGALTLATLTLPWNFLDGLPTDAARLAHGYTQVFGFAALFIMGVAYHVIPRFKGAPLAAPGVASASFWLETGGVLAVAVGLLVGPPVVGPSQLMGAIALLAAASGFGWVIHCSLAAGPPTPEGFERYLRAGCAWLAVAATLAVVTAAWADPLQPAVWEAALWGFAGSWILGMSLRIVPVFLGLPPLSQRTSSVLFACYQLAVLAWVSVAVIETWTLLPIARVLTGATLSLMVGGFVLRLGILGSRENQTQVGDRGYEKFLIVAYVWLLVALVFTPVWSAVSAFTGNPMPALVLDFGRHAFTLGFLTQIIVGVAARLIPVFAGTPLWSTRWRDATFYLLNATIVTRGLELLVEVAGLAEVWPYISISGLLGVGAFAAFAVNVFMTMRAHPLTVAPGPTGIDPLADNLVADLLTIPGALELLVSRGLRPLQNPEMRAAMAPTVTLRQACQIHRVELEPLLAELGKLAAISHEA
- a CDS encoding thiamine pyrophosphate-binding protein, translating into MTGAETVVECLKAQGIELIFGIRGLHITPVAAAAKRQRIRFIEVRHEQSAAFMADAYARVTGRVGVVLAGTGAGTAATMIGIQEAYCSSSPVLLIASQIERAHLHKGWGDVHEVKDQHGVISNVAEACYDVKTVSDIPHCLHEIFSRMQNERPRPYGLEIAADILKEELAAPFSYQPAVRMPKLADEKRLEEAVELVAGARRPIIYAGGGTIASAAGQAIEQLAELLNAPVLTSIKGKGAIPEDHGLSLGNLGAEEPVRSLLAKADLAIVVGTRFSNRSTGKWSLRLPPRWIRVDLDQRQFGQTHPNIQGRDVVELVGDAHTTLEAILGRLEKQPSSQKGFEGSEIVEAKRQVLDRLKANYPIEVRLLEIIRSALQRDAFVANDSTVATYWARRYFEVYEPGTFLWAMGSGTIGFGLPAAIGAKLAKPESQVLALCGDGGFLYSCQELATAVKHRLAIVVLLFNDNAFGVVDYAERKAGQLFGDEALCNPDFVAFAKSFGANAVRVDSLERIGEIVEKAFAQNRLTVVEVPAALHVPPDLV
- a CDS encoding aspartate aminotransferase family protein produces the protein MNHWVELDKRYFMDTGHRRLGVTLVRGDGARVWDDAGKEYLDFISGWAACSLGHCHPVIQETIREQASRLILASLDVYTTPQIELAELLISRSGLAKIFICNSGAEANEGAVKLARKYGKLHLGGAYEVISALKSFHGRTLAMVAATGKPEYQAPFTPLPEGFTNVPYDNLPALRAAVGKRTCAILLEPIQGEGGVNVPAEHYLQEVRALCDERGILLILDEVQTGCGRTGTLWAYEGFGIRPDIMTVGKGLGGGVPIAAFLANERAACFGPGDHGSTYGGNPLCTAVAAAVLRYILKEDLVGNAARMGHYFQERLLTLREKWEIVKEVRGRGLLLAVEFTKPIALSMAQACRERGLLINPIPPQTIRFMPPLIIGRQDVDQAMIILESAIGQIAHVVPSSTGTR